In Myxococcus stipitatus, a single window of DNA contains:
- a CDS encoding GAF domain-containing sensor histidine kinase, giving the protein MSAETNPTPVFLRANPGGPPGVDTTPEERVESPAEMGMRLAFLARAGELLSASLEWRTVLQQLAELVVPTLADWCAVDVLSDDGHVERVAAAHREPEKVSLIHEMSRLQPPDLVSPGGLSEVLRTGRPVVMAEVTEDVLPSLVRRPEQVEVMRRLGIRSGLVMPLQGRGRVLGAVSLVRCEAGTRVTGADMELARELTRRASLSMDNALLYEEAREAQARTERLQAVTAALSRAATAEEVADVLTNEGLRATGACRGAVVEVNDEGRLHVLGAFGHDEEAARSFEGRRAGVFPVLRLAMARREAQWFSSLEDLLPVSGLPRAALESQGRGARAILPLTTERRVRGFVVLTWSVARVFPVVERRFLEALAQQAAQALERAVLYGTLRERGERLHSALQVGKEAEERLFFLLEASRALAEHLDDVEWTLEHVARVAASSVATLCLVELAAVDGALRCVAASHQESSRNAEVLAALELEGTLPLSRECYETGEPRYLPDVRVSLEGSLGMSPGHRALLDMLGPGTLLVVPVRTRGRTLGVITLGTSSPQRPLAMADVSMMEELARRVAVALENASLYRDAQAAVRLRDEFLSVASHELKTPLTSLKLQHGLIERVLGPESREKVAPRLATAVRQVQRLTTLVDHLLDVSRVSLGRLALEPTELDLGQAVRDAVERMEEVFTLAGCSVRLHISTPLQGRWDALRLDQVLVNLLTNAAKYGAGRPVQVEAAAESDDLVRLSVRDEGIGISEEDLPRLFGRFERAVSDRHYGGLGLGLYISRQIVEAMGGRIEVESRPGLGSIFTVRLPRGTSGAR; this is encoded by the coding sequence ATGTCCGCCGAGACGAACCCAACCCCTGTCTTCCTGCGTGCGAACCCGGGCGGCCCCCCTGGAGTGGACACGACGCCCGAGGAGCGCGTCGAGTCCCCCGCCGAGATGGGCATGCGCCTGGCGTTCCTCGCGCGGGCGGGGGAGTTGCTGAGCGCGTCCCTCGAGTGGCGCACGGTGCTCCAGCAGCTGGCGGAGCTGGTGGTGCCCACGCTGGCGGACTGGTGCGCGGTGGACGTGCTGTCGGACGATGGCCACGTGGAGCGCGTGGCGGCGGCGCACCGGGAGCCGGAGAAGGTGTCGCTCATCCACGAGATGTCCCGGTTGCAACCGCCGGACCTGGTGTCCCCGGGGGGCCTCTCCGAGGTGCTGCGCACCGGGCGGCCAGTGGTGATGGCGGAGGTGACGGAGGACGTGCTGCCGTCGCTGGTGCGCCGCCCGGAGCAGGTGGAGGTGATGCGCAGGCTGGGCATCCGGTCGGGCCTGGTCATGCCGTTGCAGGGGCGTGGCCGGGTGCTGGGGGCCGTGTCGCTGGTGCGCTGCGAGGCGGGGACGCGCGTCACGGGGGCCGACATGGAGCTGGCGCGGGAGCTGACCCGCCGCGCGAGCCTCTCCATGGACAACGCGCTGCTGTACGAAGAGGCGCGCGAGGCGCAGGCGCGCACCGAGCGGCTCCAGGCCGTCACGGCGGCGCTGTCGCGCGCGGCGACCGCGGAGGAGGTGGCGGACGTCCTGACGAACGAGGGGCTCCGCGCCACGGGGGCGTGTCGGGGCGCGGTGGTGGAGGTGAACGACGAGGGGCGGCTGCACGTGCTGGGCGCCTTCGGGCACGACGAGGAGGCCGCCCGGAGCTTCGAGGGGCGGCGCGCGGGCGTCTTCCCGGTGCTGCGGCTGGCCATGGCGCGGCGCGAGGCGCAGTGGTTCTCCTCGCTGGAGGACCTGCTCCCCGTCTCGGGCCTCCCCCGCGCCGCGCTGGAGTCACAGGGGCGGGGGGCGCGCGCCATCCTCCCGCTGACGACCGAGCGACGTGTCCGCGGCTTCGTGGTGCTGACGTGGAGCGTGGCGCGCGTGTTCCCGGTGGTGGAGCGGCGCTTCCTGGAGGCGCTGGCGCAGCAGGCTGCGCAGGCGCTGGAGCGCGCGGTGCTGTACGGCACGCTGCGCGAGCGCGGCGAGCGGTTGCACAGCGCGCTCCAGGTGGGCAAGGAGGCCGAGGAGCGGCTCTTCTTCCTGCTGGAGGCGAGCCGCGCGCTGGCCGAGCACCTGGACGACGTGGAGTGGACGCTGGAGCACGTCGCGCGCGTGGCCGCCAGCAGCGTGGCGACGCTGTGCCTGGTGGAGCTGGCGGCGGTGGACGGGGCGCTGCGGTGCGTGGCGGCGTCGCACCAGGAGTCGAGCCGCAACGCGGAGGTGCTCGCCGCGCTGGAGCTCGAGGGCACGCTGCCGTTGTCCCGCGAGTGCTACGAGACGGGCGAGCCCCGCTACCTGCCGGACGTGCGCGTCTCGCTCGAGGGCTCCCTGGGGATGAGCCCCGGGCACCGGGCGCTCCTGGACATGCTGGGGCCCGGCACGCTGCTGGTGGTGCCGGTGCGCACGCGGGGGCGCACGCTGGGCGTCATCACCCTGGGGACGTCCTCGCCCCAGCGCCCGCTGGCGATGGCGGACGTGTCGATGATGGAGGAGCTGGCGCGCCGGGTGGCGGTGGCGCTGGAGAACGCGTCGCTGTACCGGGACGCGCAGGCGGCGGTGCGGCTGCGCGACGAATTCCTGTCCGTGGCGAGCCACGAGTTGAAGACCCCGCTGACGAGCCTCAAGCTCCAGCACGGCCTCATCGAGCGGGTGCTGGGGCCGGAGTCCCGGGAGAAGGTGGCGCCGAGGCTGGCCACGGCGGTGCGGCAGGTGCAGCGGCTCACCACGCTGGTGGACCACCTGCTCGACGTGAGCCGCGTGTCGCTGGGGCGGCTGGCGCTGGAGCCCACGGAGCTGGACCTGGGGCAGGCGGTGCGCGACGCGGTGGAGCGCATGGAGGAGGTGTTCACGCTGGCGGGGTGTTCGGTGCGGCTGCACATCTCCACGCCGTTGCAGGGCCGGTGGGACGCGCTGCGGCTGGACCAGGTGCTGGTGAACCTGCTGACCAACGCGGCCAAGTACGGCGCGGGGCGGCCGGTGCAGGTGGAGGCCGCCGCCGAGTCGGACGACCTGGTGCGGCTGTCGGTGCGTGACGAGGGCATCGGCATCTCGGAGGAGGACCTGCCGCGTCTGTTCGGCCGCTTCGAGCGCGCGGTGTCGGACCGGCACTACGGCGGCCTGGGGCTGGGGCTCTACATCAGCCGGCAGATCGTCGAGGCCATGGGCGGGCGCATCGAGGTGGAGAGCCGTCCGGGGCTGGGCTCCATCTTCACCGTGCGCCTGCCACGCGGGACGTCCGGGGCGCGCTGA